In Oreochromis aureus strain Israel breed Guangdong linkage group 22, ZZ_aureus, whole genome shotgun sequence, the genomic window ACTCCGGATACTGGCCGCATCCTGTCCAAACTCCACGCTGTCCAGCCCAGAGGGAAGATTTCTTTCTGCACAGGCATCCGAGTCGCTCATGTTTGTACCCTGAAAACTGTAGTAACTGgggggttttttaaaaaaaaaaaaaaagggggggggttGCTTTCTGCAGTGGCAGTTTATGATCCataatttttcttttccctgTTTAGCTGGCCCTAAAGCACAGACAAGGAAAAAACCACAAGATGAGGATCATTGCCTTTGTTGGGAGTCCTGTGGAGGATAATGAAAAAGATGTGAGGACCTTTTGTTAAATGTTCTTTAACTACACATTATATGCAGAAGGTGTAATGTCTGCTGCTGTCTGCGCACtcatgtgtttgtgcatattTCTCTGCCTGCTGGTGTCCCAACCTACCGGTTCTTCAGCTTGTGAAGTTGGCAAAGCGCTTGAAAAAGGAGAAAGTGAATGTGGATATTATTAATTTTGGAGAGGAGGTGAGACATTGTTGGGTAATCTTCCATATCAGCGCTATAAAGCAAAATACATTAAAGCCTAccaacatttttccttttttctttttttttttggattgttttgttttcatttccataTCTGGTGCTTCTATATCTAAACAAACTGTCTCCAACTATTCATTCAGGAGGTGAACACAGAGAAGCTGACTGCTTTTATAAATACTCTAAATGGGAAGGAGGGGACGGGCTCCCACCTGGTCACAGTGCCTCCAGGACCCAGTCTGGCTGATGCTCTGCTGTCCTCTCCCATCCTGGCCGGTGAAGGAGGCTCTATGATGGGTCTCGGTGCAAGCGACTTTGAGTTTGGGGTAGATCCCAGTGCTGATCCAGAGCTGGCCTTGGTAAGCAATATAGGGACATGGGCTGAGAAGCAGATAATGTGGAATATTATGTGCCAAAATAGTTGcatgaaaaaggagaaaattaaAAACCCTTTCAGATACTCAACTCAAAACCTGCCTATGCTGACAGAGTTACTGCTGCTTGTGAGCAACACTGGGGAGTTTATTTCCCACTACCACTGTAAAGACAAAGACCATAACACACACCAGCGGGAGAACCTTATTCATATTTGATAATAACTTGGTCTTCCATAACTAGAGAACAGATGTGGCTATTGGCACAACTGATAGACGTGTAGAGAATGGATGTGATGCTCCAAAGCAGTCTTTAAAATGGCAGTAAAGGAATGTGTGACTTCTAATCTCAATGACATCGTCTTTATAAAAGCTGATAATCATGAGGCCAAAAATGTAGAGGACAGCTCTTCTACACTAGCTCATTTGTTTATATAGGAAATAAATTATTAATGGTGTTATTTTCGATGCTGCTTCTTTTGGAAACTTGCGTGTCTAAGGTTAATAAAAGCAGGATGTTTTAAACAAACTATTTCCTGCATAACAACTTGAGGACTATCTCCCCAGTTTCCTTTCTTATATCTATATCTTGCCCTCGTGCCAGATACATGAAACAGAGTACTTATTCTTTTACACGACTTCAGTCATATTTTAAGTACTCTGTGGCTTTgccacaaatttaaaaaagtgaCTTTCTTGTTCCTGTCCTGTGGACTGAGTCCACCCTCTGCCTTTTTATCTCACTGTGCTGCCCCTGCTTTAGGCCCTGCGTGTATCAATGGAGGAGCAGCGACAGAGGCAGGAGGAAGAGGCCCGCAGAGCTGCTGCCGCTTCTGCGGCCGAGGCAGGCGTGCCCACACCCAGCGCAGATGGTGAATGCAGGATTAACAGATAGTTATGATTACAGTACATTAGAATTTAACCAAgtgttctttttaaacacagAATCAGAGGAGGCTTTACTGAAGATGTCAGTATCTCAGCCTGAGAGTGGTGCAGCAGTGCTTCCTGACTTCAGCAGCAtgacagaagaggagcagaTAGCCTACGCCATGCAGATGTCTCTTGCTGGAGGAGGTAACTTCCATTTCTGAtcagtgtatttgttttaactctttttttttttttttttttttttttaacataaagcaTAACTACTCTCTTATTTGTGAACAGAATATGGTGAAATGGACACAGGAGCCCCCATGGACACAGCTGAGTCAGCCAAGGTGAGTCATTGTAATGATTTAAATTGAGCTTTAAGGccactgttattttttttgagTGCTGGATGTGAAATAAGCATGCTTTGTGGActtttaataaagtaataaaggaTGGAACTATTTTGAGTTATTCTAGCACACATAATATGAACTGACGTAACAGCTGGAGCCTTTTCAAAGACTCGATACGAATAAAACTCATTAAATTAATAGTCTGAAGAAGGAATGATTTCATAAGAAAGTAGCTCGTTTCTGAATAGTTGGGGTTCAATCTAGCAGACATTAAATATAAGGAGGCACTTGCCTCTCAGTAATAAATATCCATCTATCAAGTTTAACAATAGTGTGATGGACCTGATTGTACTCAGCATCTTTAAGCATCAAATTGTATTTCCTGTCTTTTTGAATAGTTTTGCTGTTGTAAATGGTGTTCATTTGTATGAGCATGGTGTCATCGTGGCAAACTATTTTTCAGATGATAAGACAACATATAGACTAGATGAGCTGGCAAAGTTCTATGTGACAAAATGGTGCTAAAATTATACATACAGTGGTCACCGAtgagccacaacattaaaaccacctcCTGACAGTGTGCGAAGTGAAATTCCTGTGCTTGTGTCAATTTCTGTAGATCTGTGACCGCACAAAAGTGCTTCAAATAACCAGCAGCAGGCAGCCTGGTGGTTATGACGCTATGAAATAGATAGTGAAACAGTGGCCCACAGACTAGCTGTCATACATATCATTgacactgccccctggtgaGAGTGCACAGCTACAACATGTAGATAACGGTCTGCAAAGCTCTGCTAAGGACCAACGCCCAATCATTCTGATCTCACCGAAACAACACAGGACGCCTGTAGATATTCTGTGGGGCTGGTAATAAATCCTTTTGGGTCCTTTTTAGTCCTGTGACATCATGCAGGTGTTTAAGTGGAATGTGTAAAGTAGCATCTGAATATATGCCAGGACCCGTGGTTTCCCTGCAAaacatggtaaatggtaaatggcctgcatttgtatagcgctttccttagtccctaaggaccccaaagtgctttacactacattcagtcattcacccattcacacacacattcacaccctggtgatggcaagctacattgtagccacagctgccctggggcgcactgacagtgcattttttttatttttgtggcaGAATCAAACTTCCATATAGCAGCTGTGTATAATATATGCTGTATCTTAACTGAACAGGAGGAAGATGACTATGACGTGATGCAAGACCCAGAGTTCCTTCAGAGCGTCTTGGAGAACCTGCCGGGTGTCGACCCCAACAACGAGGCCATCCGCAACGCCATGGGCTCCCTGGCCTCCCAGACGGGAAACAAGCCAGACGGCAAAAAGGacgaagagaagaagaaatgagGAATGAAACTAGAGAAACATGAACAATTGCAGACTAATGCAGGATTTCCTACGTATATGACAAGATTGCTGATGCATCGCCCTGCATGACAGCACTCAGACATTTATTACTATCCTTCTCTGTCGAGACACTCAGAGGCACCAATATAGAAGAAAATACTGCAGTACTGAATAACTATGTAGTGTTTAATTTGCCCACAAAGAAACTGATactattaaaatataataatggtCCATTCTCAAATTGCCTTGTGCACCCTTCACTCTACATTTCTCTACATGGTTATAACAATTAATGATAATTCTCGccacagatttttcttttttgtggtggCAGGCTTTGAAACCAAACAATTAGCCACACTCCTGTCATGTCTTTGTGGGTTTCTTTTGCAATAAAAACTGTGTGTAaacatgtgtttgtggtgtggtGACACTCCTGCAGCCCCATCAGCCTTTAAAAAGCGGTAATTcccagcagaaataaacatacGTGTCGCTCGCAGCATCCTCCCGTGCATTTTTCCAGCGCTATCACAGCCTGATAGGATGTGCTGGGTCATGTGACGGGAAGCGCAGCATTTTCAGCTGAAAGCGAGCTAGGATAGTCGGGAATCGCACATCCAGgtaaacaaatcaaaaaatacatgaaatattAAAGGAAAATCCCCATCCCGGCCACCGTTTTCTGTGATTTCGTCGagcctgctgtcactgggtggccGCTGCTGTCACACCAAACCTCAGAGAAGCGCTCTGTTGCCTTTTAAATGGCGAACGCTAGCTCGTTAGCTAAAtgacccctctctctctctatctgtctctctctgtcttggcTGGAGCTCAGCGGCCAGCTAGCCAGCCTCAAGTCTAGTAGCTCAAAAATAACCGAGGTCGCTGCTCCAAAAACGCTCTCTCGGTGGGACCGCCTCTTAAATGGTCACTATTGCAAGGCCCTGCATGCGGTAAAAGCACGGTGGAGTGACGAGTGTTTCCCATTCATAGTGGAATATTTTTGAACCTGCCACCGGAGAGAGCGGTTTGGGGAGCAGAAGCGCCGTCGCTAGCGTGCTAGCTGGCTAATGCAGCATCCGAGCTAGTTGGCGAGTGGAGCCTGTTTGTGTATCACAGGGAGGTGCATGTCTGTTGTTTCAGGTTATcatgaaaatataaacacaatATAACTGTCATTTTATAGTAGAGTTTTTGCATGTAGGGTTATGTAGTAGGATGTAGAGTCATgctttgtgtcttgtttttacAGGAGGTAATCCCGGTATGGGGGACATGAAGACCCCAGATTTTGATGACCTTTTGGCAGCGTTTGACATTCCTGACATAGATGCCAAAGAGGCCATCCAGTCTGCCCCAGATGAGGCAGAGGGACCGCACGGAGCTGCAGGTGCACCTCTGGGGAAGCCAGAAAGCGTTGGGTCATCCATGAGAGCGCCAAGCCCCACGGATCCCCAGGCAGACACCTCAATCGTGAGTGTGATTGTGAAGAATAAAGTGCGTATCGAGACGGTGGATGGAGGAGAGGTAGATGCAGACCAGGACACTATTGATGTGATCACGGGGGTGGATGTTGGCCCTAGACTTGGCGCGTGCGCTCCTGGATTGGCTGAATCTGAAGCTCTCAACCACAATGGATTTGGGACTTCTGGCGTCTCCACGCCCCTTCCACTCAGCCAGGCTCAGCCTAATGGTGCACCATGGTCGGTAAATACACCCAAAGTGTCTTCAGAAGCAGCAGGAGCTAGTACGGCCAAGTCTCACAAGCAAGGTGGTAACATTTTCAACAGACTTAAACCACTTGTGGCACAGGGGTCTGGAGATCCTGTGGGTCGAGCCCGAAAGATGCAGCtgctacagcagcagcaccagcagcagcagcagcaggatacGGGCCAAGAGAGAGCAGACGGCGTGAAAGCTTCATTACCTTCATCTTCGTCTCTGTCAGCTGGGTCCCCTCCTCTGGGTGCTGGTGGGCCCGTGGGACTAGCCTCGCCTTTCTTTCCACCTTCCAAGCCCCTGCTTTCAACTCCACCTTCTGCACCCTCATCACACCCTCTACGCTCATCGCAGCCTTTTAACGGAGCTCCCAAGGGTGGTCCTGCTGAATTTCAACATCCGCAGCTCGAGGAGGAAGATTCTGACCCCGATTTGGGAAGCCCCCTGGTAATCCAGGAGAACCCGGACTCTCCGACTTGCACTCAGCTGAGCCGACGTTACAAGTCTGACTCAGTCTCGGCACAGCCCTCATCCTCTACTGCATCTCAGCCGAAACCTGGGGACACTCCTTCGGGGGCATCTTTGACTTCCTCAGCTCCCCCGTCAGGCTCAACGGAGAGTCCCCAGGTGGAGGACAGGCATCCAGAGCACGTGATCGAAGAGAGAGACTCACCAGAGAGTCCTGAACCTGAGATGCCAAAATCAACGGCTCAAGTCACAACTAAAAGGTGCTCCAGCCCTACAGTGGCTTCCACCCCACCTCCTTCTGAACTGCGGGAAcctaaagaggaggaggaagagatggaGGTGGGAAACGGCATAGACAGGGTTGTTGATGGTAAAGCTGACAAGGGAGAAAACACGAAAACGGGTGAGGAAAATATGGAGGTGGACGATGGTAAAACTAAACCCGTGTCCACTGATGCAGGGGATGCAGGTGATGCAACACCTGCTGCTTCTGGAACACCATCCAGACCCCTCAAAGTCAGAatcaaaactattaaaacctcCACAGGTGGAATCACCAGAACCGTGACACGGGTGGCACCTAAAGGTGGTGCTGCAGGGAAAGGTGGGGACCCTAAAGCTCAAGCTGGGGAACGTAAGGTTTTAGGAAACAAGGCCCAAAAACCTGAGTCTTCCCCTGGTCACATGACAACACCTTCGCAGAAAGTAAGTGCTCTAAATGCTCTGCCTGTGTCTACACTCGCAGCCAGCAGCGTCATGCTGGCTGCCGCCACAAAGGTCCAAAACAAAATGGCTGCGTCTGACAAGGCCAAGGTTTCTGCCACCGCTGTAAGCATCACTAAATCGGCCGCCTTGCCTGTCACCCCCGCTGCAGCCTCCTCCCCGAAGTTCTCAGTGGCTGCGAGTGGGATCAGCGTACGTACGACCACtaacaaaacagcaaatggaGGAAGCGGCACCATCATAGGCAGCGGCCTCCAGCCGAACAAACCCGCCTCCATCGTCAACAGCACAGGGGCCGTCATCTCCCGGAGCCAGTCGAGCCTGGTGGAGGCTTTTAACAAAATTCTGAACAGCAAAAACCTTTTGCCGAGCTACAAGCCCGACCTCTCTGCTCCGCCACCACCCGAGTGGGGCCTTCCCCTCCCTGCAACAGGTTACCGCTGCCTGGAGTGCGGAGACGCGTTTGCGCTGGAGCGCAGCCTGGCACGACACTACGACAGACGATCGCTCCGCATTGAAGTGACCTGCAACCATTGTGCAAAGAGGCTGGCCTTCTTCAATAAGTGCAGCCTGCTGCTGCATGCCAGAGAGCACAAGGAGCGAGGGCTGGTCATGCAGTGCTCGCACCTGGTCATGAGGCCTGTCACTGTGGAGCAGATGATTGGACAACAAGACATAACGCCAATTGGTGGTAAGCAGAAGTGCAGCCAACACTTACTTTAATCATCAGttaatcatattttatttgtcATTTAGTTGATATCATCTCAAAGAAAAGTGTTCCAATTAATGGGGACCAATCAGACTCATCTTCTAGATCTACGAGAGTCGCTTTTCATGATTTACATTTTGAAACAATCCTTACTTATCTCATGCTGAGCCTGCAGCCAATCAGTTAATCTTCTGTCTAGAAGGAGCTGTTTTAGTTCTCCTCCCCGTAAGCCTACTTTCTGCTCATGCTCTCCCTCATAAACAGGTTTGAAAAGCAGGCATGTCAAATCCACAGCTGGGTACCTGAAAGgaccatattagggatatcTTCTCTctttgacatcatacagagcaacgtgtttagagcagtctgaacCTTTTGGCTGATAGAGATTACTCGCATATACACTGACCTCCATTATTTGAAGCCTTTTGCTGTGTGTAATCAGCACCACCACTGAAACAGGCAGAAATTAAGAAAACTCGTAGTAGGCCCACTGGAAGTCCAGAGGTATTTGtcatttgttgatttttttaaaaaaatgaataaacaacaactattgagaaaaaaagagctgTTTGTTGCCTAACCTTGATTCACTCATCAAAATATTAATCTCTATGTCatacattattaaaaaaaattaagaagcAAATGTATATTGAACTAAAAACTATGTCATTCATGTGTGACTCATCCTTATTGACCGTTTTTCATTTGTCTCCTCTTGTTTTCCACCTTTTGGCTGACCAGGCCTGCTCTCCTCTTCGTCCTCCTCTCCTCCAGTCTCTTCTCCTTCCTCCACACCCGGAGGCCCCGCCATCTCTGCCAATTCCAGCCCAATGAAGGACACTTcatctccagcagcagcagctccgcCTCGATCCGTCCGCCGAGCACCTCAGGGCCCGCAAGCGCTGATGCCTCTGCCGTGCAAGAAGGCTGAAGGGCTGCAGTACAACAACTTCAAATGTCCGGAGTGCCAAACACAATTCTCTGGCAAAGCGGAGCTGGTCACCCACTTCCAGCAGATCAGAGCTGCGCCTAACTCAGTGAGTCTTGGGAATCAGTGAACAGTATGTTTCGTGCTGCTGGTTTGTGCAGTTATGAAGATCTGATGatgactttgttttgtttcattttccttttttctctccattttcaGACATGTACGCAGTGCTCGCCTCCCATGATGCTCCCTAACTCATGTGCCGTGTCCGCCCACCAGAGGATCCATAAACACAGAGCGCCTCATGTCTGTCCCGAGTGCGGTGGAATCGCACGGCAGGCCAGCTTCCAGACCCACCTGGACGAGGCCTGTTTGCACTTTGCCAGACGCATTGGCTACAGGTGTGGACACGCTATCGAACATGGTTAACATATGACATGACCAATAGAGTAACTGGCAGTTCAAAAGGTATTTGAAAATCATGTCCACTTCTTCTGTGGGAGGCTTTCGCTGATGGGCAGCTTAAATGTAGCTAagaattattaaaataaaataatataaactgTAAAATCAGTCCTGTAATCAGTCTGTCTGATTCAAAGCAGATGTTTGGAGCAGTGACAAGCGGAAAAAGCTTCTGAAGCAACAAAAGGAGTCTAAGAACGTCTTGCAATGAAGTGACAGCACTTTCCAACTTCTCACTCCCTATATTGAAACTTTGTGGATCTGCCAATCTGATCCTAGTGTTAAATTAATATATTTCTCACTGTGAGgatttgcaaaaagaaaagattcatACAGTTCTATAacttatttttactgttttttaccTGGCTTTTTAAGCACAAGCTACAATATTGTTTGGTATGATGCTTTTATAAGGTGCATTATAAATGCATGTTATAGATAGATAACATGATGACTATATATTGTGTATAATCCAACTATTTTGGATTTAAATGGGCTATTATTGTTGTGAAATGAACACAACAGCATGCTTTCATAAGCTGTTATAGGTGcaaaaagacaggaaaaaaaccaGGCCATTTCAAACGGTTGCTAGGTGTTGCCAGGTGTTGTAAAGGTGTCATAATATTGCACGTATAGTTAAGCTTTTGTTGATATAAATTGGATGGTATTGTTGTAAATTAAAATTATAACCAGGATTTTCTAAGGTGTTAGAGAAGCAAAACACTGCAAGTGGGGACTTtagtggttgctaggcaacataaTATGtgatatagataagaaccttcAGGCCCAAATAGACACCTTTAtgccagttttctttttttttctgatttaagGGTATATTGCAGACAGACAGATTaatgagacaaaaaaataaaacatttatattttatctacCGTGTTTTATTGCACGCGTTTCATTACAGCTCAGCAATATTGTACTCTTTGCTGTCTTTGCTATCATATATGGTTTCGGTCGTTTCTTGTCTTGCTCTGCTCTGATTTTCACTCTGTGTgcacacagagtggagcagATGATTAAAGGTGAAGCGCAGATATTTTGAATCAGGTTGATGCCAAGCTGTGACGTTACTATAGTGCAATAAAAGCTTTAGAAGGTAATGTGCAGTATGTAAGTTGCATACTGCTGCAAACAAAGGAAACTTatttgatatatatatgtatatatattttttaatttttattttatcccCGTTATTGATTATTCTCATTATTCTTAACCAAGGTGCTCGAGCTGCCAGGTTGTGTTTGGAGGGTTAAACTCCATCAAGTCCCACATTCAGACTGCTCACTGCGAGGTCTTCCACAAGTGCCCGAGCTGCCCCATGGCCTTCAAGTCTTCCCCCAGCGCCCAGAGCCACATCAGCACCCAGCACCCAACGCTCACCGGAGGACAGGCCAAGTACGTGTGCGGCTTTTCAACGTTTACACAGAGAAATATTTTCAGACTATTTATGAAAATTCTCTAAGTAGATCCCTAACCTTTGaattcttcttctccttttgcAGAATGATCTACAAATGTGTGATGTGTGATACAGTTTTTACCCAAAAACCTTTGCTGTACATGCATTTTGATACTCATTTAGCTAAGCAAAAAGTGCATGTGTTCAAGTGTCCTGACTGCACCAAGCTCTACGCCCAAAAAGGCTCCATGATGGAGCATATTAAGGTGGGTACATACAGAATGTCACAGCACGTGATGTGTTAGTCCTTTGCCTTTATGTGTTGCCCATTCGTTGCTTTCTACAATGAATGCGGCGTCAAAAAAGGCAGACAGTAATTCTTGGATCGGCCTTAGCGAGGTACCCCTCCGGTGACCTTGTCCTAAGTTCTATACCAAGTACAAAACTTTAGCAATAGAGACATTAAAACTTGTTTATAGCCTAAATAATcgtatttatttaaagaacagaTTCAAGATGACAATTTTCTCTGTTTGCCTTTCTGTTCTCTTCTCATACAATTTCCTGTCGTCCCGCTCAGACCGCTCACAGAGGCCCGTCCGCCAAACAGGAGTCTCAGTCCGATGGCGCTAACCCCACCTCAGCTCCAGCCAACACATCTGGTCCCTCTGGCCTCAAGTCAAAATCCTCTGGAAAGCCTGATAACTCTGACGGAGAGGACT contains:
- the LOC116320030 gene encoding 26S proteasome non-ATPase regulatory subunit 4 — protein: MVLESTMVCVDNSEYMRNGDFLPTRLQAQQDAVNIVCHSKTRSNPENNVGLITMANNCEVLTTLTPDTGRILSKLHAVQPRGKISFCTGIRVAHLALKHRQGKNHKMRIIAFVGSPVEDNEKDLVKLAKRLKKEKVNVDIINFGEEEVNTEKLTAFINTLNGKEGTGSHLVTVPPGPSLADALLSSPILAGEGGSMMGLGASDFEFGVDPSADPELALALRVSMEEQRQRQEEEARRAAAASAAEAGVPTPSADESEEALLKMSVSQPESGAAVLPDFSSMTEEEQIAYAMQMSLAGGEYGEMDTGAPMDTAESAKEEDDYDVMQDPEFLQSVLENLPGVDPNNEAIRNAMGSLASQTGNKPDGKKDEEKKK
- the znf687b gene encoding zinc finger protein 687b, whose translation is MGDMKTPDFDDLLAAFDIPDIDAKEAIQSAPDEAEGPHGAAGAPLGKPESVGSSMRAPSPTDPQADTSIVSVIVKNKVRIETVDGGEVDADQDTIDVITGVDVGPRLGACAPGLAESEALNHNGFGTSGVSTPLPLSQAQPNGAPWSVNTPKVSSEAAGASTAKSHKQGGNIFNRLKPLVAQGSGDPVGRARKMQLLQQQHQQQQQQDTGQERADGVKASLPSSSSLSAGSPPLGAGGPVGLASPFFPPSKPLLSTPPSAPSSHPLRSSQPFNGAPKGGPAEFQHPQLEEEDSDPDLGSPLVIQENPDSPTCTQLSRRYKSDSVSAQPSSSTASQPKPGDTPSGASLTSSAPPSGSTESPQVEDRHPEHVIEERDSPESPEPEMPKSTAQVTTKRCSSPTVASTPPPSELREPKEEEEEMEVGNGIDRVVDGKADKGENTKTGEENMEVDDGKTKPVSTDAGDAGDATPAASGTPSRPLKVRIKTIKTSTGGITRTVTRVAPKGGAAGKGGDPKAQAGERKVLGNKAQKPESSPGHMTTPSQKVSALNALPVSTLAASSVMLAAATKVQNKMAASDKAKVSATAVSITKSAALPVTPAAASSPKFSVAASGISVRTTTNKTANGGSGTIIGSGLQPNKPASIVNSTGAVISRSQSSLVEAFNKILNSKNLLPSYKPDLSAPPPPEWGLPLPATGYRCLECGDAFALERSLARHYDRRSLRIEVTCNHCAKRLAFFNKCSLLLHAREHKERGLVMQCSHLVMRPVTVEQMIGQQDITPIGGLLSSSSSSPPVSSPSSTPGGPAISANSSPMKDTSSPAAAAPPRSVRRAPQGPQALMPLPCKKAEGLQYNNFKCPECQTQFSGKAELVTHFQQIRAAPNSTCTQCSPPMMLPNSCAVSAHQRIHKHRAPHVCPECGGIARQASFQTHLDEACLHFARRIGYRCSSCQVVFGGLNSIKSHIQTAHCEVFHKCPSCPMAFKSSPSAQSHISTQHPTLTGGQAKMIYKCVMCDTVFTQKPLLYMHFDTHLAKQKVHVFKCPDCTKLYAQKGSMMEHIKTAHRGPSAKQESQSDGANPTSAPANTSGPSGLKSKSSGKPDNSDGEDWGREQEEEEEEEEEDDDDDADEDYEAPGSHSTTTGGSSHPSAPTEWTCPQCQNTFTDNEDYLSHVKMEHGKFPCRICGGTFSTSSSLRRHERVIHEGNKRVFHCQYCTEGKRTFGSRFLMDKHIRLHHRNTDGQAPPMTRKRAATGGEGPGSSSEQDGEVGPPAARVGDEEETNTEDGGGPAKRTRASMASTSVAPSEAEEEDNVFRCVPCGFTTEDGAEFQRHIPQHRGDTASFQCLQCGVCFASAGSLGRHRFITHRVRDTQSDADRGTPRAHGSPDGSPAAGSPQAQGEDGDGNLSCKVCGRRFDKATDLNTHFRTHGMAFLTAHKTDKPQ